A single region of the Streptomyces sp. AM 4-1-1 genome encodes:
- the glgB gene encoding 1,4-alpha-glucan branching enzyme: MTARKPSRKSPTRTEARPSTTPGTPTTATTATTPTALTTPVALTTSTALTASAPKPVPSGAARTTTAPGRPGAPTARTRTTAPSGSGAKGRSTGEDTEDPRVGPGRLLDGPVPDGPALDAPALDAPDRGRLLAGEHHAPHGLLGAHPVEGGVLLRALRPCAESVTVLADGVRARLREDGDGLFSGVLPLPSVPEYTLLVGYGSGDVEVHDPYRFLPALGEFDLHLIGEGRHEELWTALGAWPMVHQGITGTRFTVWAPNARGVRVVGDFNFWDGTGFPMRSLGSTGVWELFLPAVGEGALYKFDICRPDGSHTVRADPMARHAEVPPATASIVTASHHRWRDEEWMAHRGDRPVHEAPLSVYEVHLPSWRPGLGYRELAAQLPAYVSELGFTHLELMPVAEHPFGGSWGYQVTGFYAPTSRMGTPDDFRYLVDALHRAGIGIIVDWVPAHFPRDDWALAEFDGRPLYEHSDPSRAAHPDWGTLEFDYGRTEVRNFLVANATYWCEEFHVDGLRVDAVASMLYLDYSREDGQWSPNEHGGRENLDAVAFLQEMNATVYRRNPGVVTIAEESTAWNGVTRATHHVGPDGFGGLGFGLKWNMGWMHDSLTYMSKEPVHRKYHHNEMTFSMVYAYSENYVLPISHDEVVHGKQALVTKMPGDWWQRRADHRAYLGFMWAHPGKQLLFMGQEFAQGSEWSEGHGPDWWLLDPSYGAEADHRGVRTLVGDLNAVYAATPALWQRDTVPEGFDWVDGGAAEDNVLAFLRYDAEGSPLLALSHFSPVVRHEYRVGVPEVAGRTVSWVEALNTDAVRYGGSGVHNPGPLKPEAVTAHGRPDSLLLTLPPLATVWLRPV, translated from the coding sequence TTGACCGCCCGCAAGCCGTCCCGCAAGTCCCCCACGCGCACCGAAGCCCGGCCGTCCACGACACCCGGCACACCGACGACAGCCACCACGGCCACGACACCCACCGCACTCACGACACCCGTCGCGCTCACCACATCCACCGCGCTCACGGCATCCGCGCCGAAGCCGGTCCCGTCCGGGGCCGCCCGCACCACCACCGCCCCGGGCCGTCCCGGGGCCCCCACCGCCAGGACCCGCACCACCGCCCCCTCCGGGAGCGGCGCCAAAGGCAGGAGCACGGGAGAAGACACCGAAGACCCCCGGGTCGGCCCGGGGCGGCTACTCGACGGCCCGGTGCCCGACGGCCCCGCACTCGACGCTCCGGCGCTCGACGCCCCGGACCGGGGCCGGCTGCTCGCCGGGGAGCATCACGCCCCGCACGGTCTGCTCGGCGCGCATCCGGTCGAGGGCGGGGTGCTGCTGCGGGCACTGCGCCCGTGCGCCGAGTCCGTCACCGTGCTCGCCGACGGGGTGCGGGCCCGGCTGCGCGAGGACGGTGACGGCCTCTTCTCCGGGGTGCTGCCGCTGCCCTCCGTACCGGAGTACACGCTGCTGGTGGGTTACGGGTCCGGGGACGTCGAGGTCCACGACCCGTACCGCTTCCTGCCCGCGCTCGGCGAGTTCGACCTGCATCTGATCGGTGAGGGGCGGCACGAGGAGCTGTGGACCGCGCTCGGCGCGTGGCCGATGGTCCACCAGGGGATCACGGGCACCCGGTTCACCGTCTGGGCGCCGAACGCGCGCGGGGTGCGGGTCGTCGGGGACTTCAACTTCTGGGACGGCACCGGCTTCCCGATGCGGTCGCTGGGCTCGACCGGGGTGTGGGAGCTGTTCCTGCCCGCGGTCGGGGAGGGTGCGCTGTACAAGTTCGACATCTGCCGCCCCGATGGTTCGCACACCGTGCGCGCCGATCCGATGGCCCGGCACGCCGAGGTGCCGCCGGCCACCGCGTCGATCGTGACGGCGTCGCACCACCGGTGGCGGGACGAGGAGTGGATGGCGCACCGGGGCGACCGGCCGGTGCACGAGGCACCGCTCTCGGTGTACGAGGTGCATCTGCCGTCCTGGCGCCCCGGCCTCGGCTACCGCGAGCTGGCCGCCCAGCTCCCGGCGTACGTGTCCGAACTAGGCTTCACACACCTGGAGTTGATGCCGGTCGCGGAGCATCCGTTCGGCGGCTCCTGGGGCTATCAGGTCACCGGCTTCTACGCCCCGACGTCACGGATGGGCACTCCGGACGACTTCCGGTATCTCGTGGACGCGCTGCACCGGGCCGGGATCGGGATCATCGTCGACTGGGTGCCCGCGCACTTCCCGCGCGACGACTGGGCGCTCGCCGAGTTCGACGGCCGGCCGCTGTACGAGCACTCCGACCCGAGCCGGGCCGCGCACCCGGACTGGGGCACCCTGGAGTTCGACTACGGCCGCACCGAGGTACGCAACTTCCTGGTGGCCAACGCGACTTACTGGTGCGAGGAGTTCCACGTCGACGGGCTGCGGGTCGACGCCGTGGCCTCGATGCTCTACCTGGACTACTCGCGCGAGGACGGCCAGTGGTCGCCGAACGAGCACGGCGGCCGGGAGAACCTCGACGCGGTGGCCTTCCTCCAGGAGATGAACGCCACGGTGTACCGGCGCAATCCGGGCGTCGTCACGATCGCCGAGGAGTCCACCGCCTGGAACGGTGTCACGCGGGCCACCCACCACGTCGGCCCGGACGGCTTCGGCGGGCTCGGCTTCGGGCTGAAGTGGAACATGGGCTGGATGCACGACTCGCTGACGTACATGTCGAAGGAGCCGGTGCACCGGAAGTACCACCACAACGAGATGACGTTCTCGATGGTGTACGCGTACAGCGAGAACTACGTGCTGCCGATCTCGCACGACGAGGTGGTGCACGGAAAGCAGGCGCTGGTCACGAAGATGCCGGGCGACTGGTGGCAGCGGCGCGCCGACCACCGGGCGTACCTCGGCTTCATGTGGGCCCATCCGGGCAAGCAACTCCTGTTCATGGGGCAGGAGTTCGCCCAGGGTTCGGAGTGGTCGGAGGGGCACGGCCCGGACTGGTGGCTGCTCGACCCGTCGTACGGCGCCGAGGCCGACCACCGGGGGGTACGGACCCTGGTCGGCGACCTGAACGCGGTGTACGCGGCGACGCCCGCGCTCTGGCAGCGGGACACCGTCCCGGAGGGCTTCGACTGGGTGGACGGCGGGGCGGCGGAGGACAACGTGCTCGCGTTCCTGCGGTACGACGCGGAGGGTTCGCCGCTGCTGGCCCTCTCGCACTTCTCGCCCGTGGTGCGGCACGAGTACCGCGTCGGTGTCCCGGAGGTGGCGGGCCGGACGGTCTCCTGGGTGGAGGCGCTGAACACGGACGCGGTCCGCTACGGCGGCAGCGGCGTCCACAACCCGGGCCCGCTGAAGCCCGAAGCGGTGACGGCGCACGGCAGACCGGACAGCCTGCTGCTGACGCTGCCGCCGCTGGCGACGGTGTGGCTGCGGCCGGTGTGA
- a CDS encoding maltokinase: protein MPEAASARAPEALLPSLAPLLYAWLPRQRWFAGKGQPVTGFSLVSATELLPTDTAGPGLLHLLVRVHQPGPSGRPPGDCYQLLLGVRAVLPPRLAPALIGRVVGGPLAGRTVYEGLHDPRLAELLLERFRTPGTLGPLRFDRAAPIPAGLPPRPLGTEQSNSSLIFGDAYILKIFRRIFPGTNPDLELPLALTGQGCGRVPAPVAWFQAAAPETFGREPLTLGVLQPFLHGAEDGWQLALRSLASDGDFAPEARALGRATAEVHTALAVALPTPVLRRSQTEDLAAGMTRRLEAAARAVPALVPYVPGLRAAFDAVAEAGSSGRGWATQRVHGDLHLGQALRAADGFWSLIDFEGEPAIPLPERRRPRPPVRDIAGMLRSFDYAARSHLPWNAEWAARCRDAYCEGYAAATGSDPRGEPELLRAHETDKAVYEVLYEARHRPDWLPVPMAAIHRLAAAPATATATAD, encoded by the coding sequence ATGCCGGAGGCTGCATCCGCTCGGGCCCCTGAAGCCCTGCTCCCCTCACTGGCCCCCCTGCTGTACGCGTGGCTGCCCCGGCAACGGTGGTTCGCGGGCAAGGGACAGCCGGTGACCGGGTTCTCGCTGGTCTCGGCGACCGAATTACTGCCGACGGACACCGCCGGCCCGGGACTTCTCCATCTGCTCGTCCGGGTCCATCAGCCCGGACCGTCCGGCCGGCCCCCGGGCGACTGCTACCAACTGCTGCTCGGGGTGCGCGCCGTGCTGCCGCCCCGGCTGGCCCCCGCACTGATCGGCCGGGTGGTCGGCGGACCACTGGCGGGCCGCACGGTGTACGAGGGGCTGCACGACCCCCGCCTGGCGGAACTCCTGCTGGAACGATTTCGCACCCCCGGCACCCTGGGCCCGCTCCGCTTCGACCGGGCCGCGCCGATCCCCGCCGGACTGCCCCCGCGCCCGCTCGGCACCGAGCAGTCCAACTCCTCGCTGATCTTCGGGGACGCGTACATCCTCAAGATCTTCCGCCGGATCTTCCCGGGCACCAACCCCGATCTGGAGCTGCCGCTCGCGCTGACCGGCCAGGGGTGCGGGCGGGTGCCCGCGCCGGTCGCGTGGTTCCAGGCCGCCGCCCCGGAGACGTTCGGCCGGGAACCCCTCACGCTGGGCGTCCTCCAGCCCTTCCTGCACGGCGCGGAGGACGGCTGGCAGCTCGCGCTGCGCTCCCTCGCCTCGGACGGCGACTTCGCGCCCGAGGCCCGTGCGCTGGGGCGGGCCACCGCGGAGGTGCACACCGCGCTGGCGGTGGCCCTGCCGACGCCCGTGCTGCGCCGGTCGCAGACCGAGGACCTGGCGGCGGGGATGACACGACGGCTGGAGGCGGCGGCGCGGGCGGTTCCCGCGCTGGTGCCGTACGTCCCCGGTCTGCGGGCGGCGTTCGACGCGGTCGCCGAGGCCGGGTCGAGCGGCCGGGGCTGGGCCACCCAGCGGGTCCACGGAGACCTCCACCTCGGGCAGGCGCTGCGCGCGGCGGACGGCTTCTGGTCGCTGATCGACTTCGAGGGCGAGCCCGCCATACCGCTTCCGGAGCGCCGCCGCCCCCGGCCGCCGGTCCGTGACATCGCGGGCATGCTGCGGTCGTTCGACTACGCGGCCCGCTCGCACCTGCCGTGGAACGCCGAGTGGGCGGCCCGCTGCCGGGACGCGTACTGCGAGGGGTACGCGGCGGCCACCGGCTCCGACCCGCGCGGCGAACCGGAGCTGCTGCGCGCCCACGAGACCGACAAGGCGGTGTACGAGGTGCTGTACGAGGCCCGGCACCGGCCGGACTGGCTGCCGGTCCCGATGGCGGCCATCCACCGGCTGGCCGCCGCGCCCGCCACGGCGACGGCCACCGCCGACTGA
- the treS gene encoding maltose alpha-D-glucosyltransferase, whose amino-acid sequence MIVNEPVPDMFEDTPAKDRDPDWFKRAVFYEVLVRSFQDSNGDGIGDLKGLTAKLDYLQWLGVDCLWLPPFFKSPLRDGGYDVSDYTAVLPEFGDLADFVEFVDAAHQRGMRVIIDFVMNHTSDQHDWFQQSRSDPDGPYGDYYVWADDDKQYEDARIIFVDTETSNWTFDPVRKQYYWHRFFSHQPDLNYENPAVQEEIVSALRFWLDLGIDGFRLDAVPYLYQREKTNCENLPETHSFLKRVRKEIDAHYPDTVLLAEANQWPEDVVDYFGDFPAGGDECHMAFHFPVMPRIFMAVRRESRYPVSEILAKTPAIPSGCQWGVFLRNHDELTLEMVTDEERDYMYAEYAKDPRMRANIGIRRRLAPLLDNDRNQIELFTALLLSLPGSPILYYGDEIGMGDNIWLGDRDSVRTPMQWTPDRNAGFSSSDPGRLYLPTIMDPVYGYQVTNVEASMASPSSLLHWTRRMIEIRKQNHAFGIGSYNELPSSNPAVLAFTREAPATGDAGEDVVLCVHNFSRFAQPTELDLRAFEGRHPVELIGGVRFPAIGRLPYLLTLAGHGFYWFRLRKDAPPS is encoded by the coding sequence ATGATCGTCAATGAGCCCGTCCCCGACATGTTCGAGGACACTCCCGCCAAGGACCGCGATCCCGACTGGTTCAAGCGCGCCGTCTTCTACGAGGTCCTCGTCAGGTCCTTCCAGGACTCCAACGGCGACGGCATCGGTGACCTCAAGGGCCTCACCGCCAAGCTGGACTACCTCCAGTGGCTCGGCGTCGACTGCCTCTGGCTGCCGCCGTTCTTCAAGTCACCGCTGCGGGACGGTGGTTACGACGTGTCCGACTACACGGCGGTGCTCCCGGAGTTCGGTGACCTCGCGGACTTCGTGGAGTTCGTCGACGCCGCTCACCAGCGGGGCATGCGCGTGATCATCGACTTCGTCATGAACCACACGAGCGATCAGCACGACTGGTTCCAGCAGTCCCGCAGCGACCCGGACGGGCCGTACGGCGACTACTACGTCTGGGCCGACGACGACAAGCAGTACGAGGACGCCCGGATCATCTTCGTCGACACCGAGACGTCGAACTGGACCTTCGACCCGGTGCGCAAGCAGTACTACTGGCACCGGTTCTTCTCTCACCAGCCGGACCTCAACTACGAGAACCCGGCGGTCCAGGAGGAGATCGTCTCCGCGCTGCGGTTCTGGCTCGACCTGGGCATCGACGGCTTCCGGCTGGACGCCGTGCCGTACCTCTACCAGCGCGAGAAGACCAACTGCGAGAACCTGCCGGAGACGCACTCCTTCCTCAAGCGGGTCCGCAAGGAGATCGACGCGCACTACCCGGACACGGTGCTGCTCGCCGAGGCCAACCAGTGGCCCGAGGACGTCGTCGACTACTTCGGTGACTTCCCCGCCGGGGGCGACGAGTGCCACATGGCGTTCCACTTCCCCGTGATGCCGCGGATCTTCATGGCCGTGCGCCGGGAGAGCCGTTACCCGGTCTCAGAGATCCTGGCGAAGACCCCGGCGATCCCGTCCGGCTGCCAGTGGGGTGTCTTCCTGCGCAACCACGACGAGCTGACGCTCGAAATGGTCACGGACGAAGAGCGCGACTACATGTACGCGGAGTACGCCAAGGACCCCCGGATGCGCGCCAACATCGGCATCCGCCGACGCCTCGCGCCGCTGCTGGACAACGACCGCAACCAGATCGAGCTGTTCACCGCGCTGCTGCTGTCCCTGCCCGGCTCCCCGATCCTCTACTACGGGGACGAGATCGGGATGGGTGACAACATCTGGCTGGGCGACCGGGACTCCGTGCGGACCCCGATGCAGTGGACGCCCGACCGGAACGCCGGATTCTCCTCCAGCGACCCCGGGCGGCTCTACCTCCCCACGATCATGGACCCGGTCTACGGCTACCAGGTCACCAACGTCGAGGCGTCGATGGCGTCGCCGTCCTCGCTGCTGCACTGGACGCGGCGGATGATCGAGATCCGCAAGCAGAACCACGCCTTCGGCATCGGCTCGTACAACGAGCTGCCGTCGTCCAACCCGGCCGTGCTCGCCTTCACCCGTGAGGCCCCCGCGACCGGCGACGCCGGCGAGGACGTGGTGCTCTGCGTGCACAACTTCTCCCGGTTCGCGCAGCCCACCGAGCTGGATCTGCGCGCGTTCGAGGGGCGGCACCCGGTGGAGCTGATCGGCGGGGTGCGCTTCCCGGCCATCGGCAGGCTGCCGTATCTGCTGACGCTCGCGGGCCACGGCTTCTACTGGTTCAGGCTCCGCAAGGACGCGCCACCGAGTTGA
- a CDS encoding alpha-1,4-glucan--maltose-1-phosphate maltosyltransferase, producing MIGRIPVLDVRPLVDCGRRPAKAVAGETFQVTATVFREGHDAVAANAVLRDSSGRRGPWTPMRELAPGSDRWGADVTPGSEGRWTYTVEAWSDPVTTWRRCAGVKIPAGIDTALVLAEGAELYERAAAGVPKRDGREAVLAAADALRDDSRPATARLAAALAAGVDEALARHPLRELVTRSRPLPLVVERPRALFGSWYELFPRSEGARTEPAADTGTASAADASARPARLVSGTFRTAAERLPAVAAMGFDVVYLPPIHPIGTTHRKGPNNSLSAGAHDVGVPWAIGSADGGHDAVHPDLGTLDDFDHFVATARTLRMEVALDFALQCSPDHPWVTEHPEWFHHRPDGSVAYAENPPKKYEDIYPIAFDKDLRGLVAETVRVLRFWMGRGVRIFRVDNPHTKPVVFWEKVIAEINGADPDVIFLAEAFTRPAMMHTLAKIGFQQSYTYFTWRNTKPELTGYITELTGDSASYMRPNFFVNTPDILPGYLQDGGRPAFEARAVLAATLSPTWGVYAGYELCENTPAQAGSEEYIDSEKYQLRPRDWESAEREGRSLVPLITSLNRIRRRHPALRQLRGTHFHTVDNDALIAYSRHCGSNTVLVVVNLDPHHTQEATVSLDMPRLGLERHETAPVRDELTGETYHWGRTFYVRLEPGVTPAHIVVLRPSPPTGGSPTP from the coding sequence ATGATCGGTCGCATTCCCGTCCTCGACGTCCGGCCCCTGGTCGACTGCGGCAGAAGACCGGCGAAGGCCGTCGCGGGTGAGACCTTCCAGGTGACCGCCACCGTGTTCCGCGAGGGTCATGACGCGGTCGCCGCCAACGCGGTGCTACGGGATTCCAGTGGGCGCCGGGGCCCCTGGACCCCGATGCGGGAGCTGGCCCCCGGCTCGGACCGCTGGGGCGCGGACGTCACCCCCGGCTCCGAGGGGCGCTGGACGTACACGGTCGAGGCGTGGAGCGATCCGGTGACGACCTGGCGGCGGTGCGCCGGGGTGAAGATCCCGGCGGGCATCGACACCGCCCTGGTGCTGGCCGAGGGCGCCGAGCTGTACGAACGGGCCGCGGCGGGCGTACCCAAGCGGGACGGGCGCGAGGCGGTGCTGGCCGCCGCCGACGCGTTGCGCGACGACTCCCGCCCGGCCACCGCCCGTCTCGCGGCGGCGCTCGCCGCCGGGGTGGACGAGGCGCTGGCCCGCCATCCGCTGCGCGAACTGGTCACCCGGTCCCGGCCGCTGCCCCTCGTCGTCGAGCGGCCACGGGCGCTGTTCGGTTCCTGGTACGAGCTGTTCCCGCGCTCCGAGGGCGCCAGGACGGAACCCGCCGCGGACACGGGGACGGCCTCGGCGGCCGACGCCTCCGCGCGCCCCGCCCGCCTGGTCAGCGGCACCTTCCGGACCGCGGCCGAACGGCTGCCCGCCGTCGCCGCCATGGGGTTCGACGTCGTCTATCTGCCGCCGATCCACCCCATCGGCACCACCCACCGCAAGGGCCCCAACAACTCGCTCTCGGCCGGCGCCCATGACGTCGGGGTGCCGTGGGCGATCGGTTCGGCCGACGGCGGCCACGACGCCGTCCACCCGGACCTCGGCACCCTCGACGACTTCGATCACTTCGTGGCCACCGCCCGCACCCTGCGGATGGAGGTGGCACTGGACTTCGCGCTCCAGTGCTCCCCCGACCACCCGTGGGTGACGGAGCACCCGGAGTGGTTCCACCACCGCCCCGACGGTTCGGTCGCGTACGCCGAGAACCCGCCGAAGAAGTACGAGGACATCTACCCGATCGCCTTCGACAAGGACCTGCGCGGTCTGGTCGCCGAGACCGTCCGCGTGCTGCGGTTCTGGATGGGGCGCGGCGTCCGGATCTTCCGCGTCGACAATCCGCACACCAAGCCGGTCGTCTTCTGGGAGAAGGTGATCGCGGAGATCAACGGCGCCGATCCGGACGTGATCTTCCTGGCCGAGGCGTTCACCCGGCCGGCGATGATGCACACGCTGGCGAAGATCGGCTTCCAGCAGTCGTACACGTACTTCACCTGGCGCAACACCAAGCCGGAACTGACCGGGTACATCACCGAGCTGACCGGCGACAGCGCCTCGTACATGCGGCCCAACTTCTTCGTGAACACCCCTGACATCCTGCCGGGCTACCTCCAGGACGGCGGCCGGCCCGCGTTCGAGGCGCGGGCGGTGCTCGCCGCGACGCTCTCCCCCACCTGGGGCGTGTACGCGGGATACGAACTCTGCGAGAACACCCCGGCACAGGCCGGGAGCGAGGAGTACATCGACTCGGAGAAGTACCAACTGCGGCCCAGGGACTGGGAGTCGGCGGAACGCGAGGGCCGCTCCCTGGTCCCTCTGATCACCTCGCTCAACCGGATCAGACGCCGCCATCCGGCGCTGCGGCAGTTGCGCGGCACGCACTTCCACACCGTCGACAACGACGCCCTGATCGCCTACAGCAGGCATTGCGGTTCGAACACCGTTCTGGTGGTCGTCAACCTCGACCCGCACCACACCCAGGAGGCCACGGTCTCGTTGGACATGCCGCGGCTCGGCCTCGAAAGGCATGAGACCGCCCCGGTGCGCGACGAGCTCACCGGCGAGACCTATCACTGGGGCAGGACCTTCTATGTGCGCCTGGAACCGGGCGTCACGCCCGCGCACATCGTCGTCCTGCGACCGTCCCCGCCGACCGGAGGGTCACCCACACCATGA
- the glgP gene encoding alpha-glucan family phosphorylase: MKAIRRFTVHPVLPEALRPLDDLARNLRWSWHTPTRELFRALGPDGTRAADIDPVQLLATASAARLAELAEDRTFAHRQAEAAADLRDYLDGPRWYQRQTAQDDGPPAAVAYFSPEFGVAAALPQYSGGLGILAGDHLKAASDLGVPLIGVGLLYRHGYFRQSLSRDGWQQEHYPVLDPHELPLTPLREADGTPSRIVLTLPGGRTLHACVWQAQVGRVPLLMLDSDVEENEPRERDVTDRLYGGGSEHRLLQEMLLGIGGVRAVRTYCRLTGHSAPEVFHTNEGHAGFLGLERVRELGGAGLDFGPALETVRAGTVFTTHTPVPAGIDRFDRGLVARHFGDDGELPGVDADRVLDLGTETYPGGDPDVFNMAVMGLRLAQRANGVSLLHGAVSRRMFAGLWPGFDPEDVPITSVTNGVHAPTWVAPEVFRLGARGSGAQHDGDGSGGGGRDFGEDGPGGVPEGGSGDGRRWDGEPGSGHAFAGVPDREIWDLRRELRGQLVTEVRERLYASWRGRGAGTAELGWIDGVLDPDVLTVGFARRVPSYKRLTLMLRDRDRLTELLLHPTRPIQIVVAGKAHPADDSGKRLVQELVRFADDPRVRHRIVFLPDYGMAMAKKLYPGCDVWLNNPLRPLEACGTSGMKAALNGCLNLSVLDGWWDEWFDPDFGWAIPTADGSATDEDRRDGLEADALYELFEDRVAPGFYDRGGTGLPERWIEMVRRTLVTLGPKVLAGRMVREYVERLYAPAARAHRSLVPAAARELADWKSRVRTAWPGVALDHVEAVVATGTDGSAELGSALSLRVRVTLGELEPSEVEVQAVAGRVDSADVITDARTFPLKPVGGVDLEGRWLYEGPLALDRTGPYGYTVRVLPAHRLLASSAELGLVALPAGAAADGAGFLTR, from the coding sequence GTGAAGGCCATTCGTCGATTCACCGTGCACCCCGTCCTGCCCGAAGCCCTCCGACCCCTCGACGACCTCGCGCGCAATCTGCGCTGGTCCTGGCACACCCCGACCCGCGAGCTCTTCCGGGCACTCGGCCCCGACGGGACACGCGCGGCGGACATCGACCCCGTACAGCTGCTCGCCACCGCGTCCGCCGCGCGCCTCGCCGAGCTGGCCGAGGACCGGACGTTCGCGCACCGGCAGGCGGAGGCGGCCGCGGACCTCCGGGACTATCTGGACGGCCCCCGGTGGTACCAGCGGCAGACCGCCCAGGACGACGGACCCCCCGCGGCCGTCGCCTACTTCTCACCCGAGTTCGGGGTGGCGGCGGCCCTGCCCCAGTACTCCGGCGGACTAGGCATCCTGGCCGGGGACCACCTCAAGGCCGCCAGCGACCTGGGCGTACCGCTCATCGGGGTCGGGCTGCTCTACCGGCACGGCTACTTCCGCCAGAGCCTGTCGCGGGACGGCTGGCAGCAGGAGCACTATCCCGTCCTCGACCCGCACGAACTGCCGCTCACCCCGCTGCGCGAGGCGGACGGCACCCCCTCCCGGATCGTGCTGACCCTGCCCGGCGGCCGCACGCTGCACGCCTGTGTGTGGCAGGCCCAGGTGGGCCGCGTACCGCTGCTGATGCTCGACTCCGACGTGGAGGAGAACGAACCGCGCGAGCGCGACGTCACCGACCGGCTCTACGGCGGCGGCAGCGAGCACCGGCTGCTCCAGGAGATGCTGCTCGGCATCGGCGGGGTGCGCGCGGTGCGGACCTACTGCCGTCTCACCGGGCACTCGGCGCCGGAGGTGTTCCACACCAACGAGGGCCACGCCGGATTCCTCGGCCTGGAGCGCGTCCGCGAACTCGGCGGCGCCGGACTCGACTTCGGCCCCGCGCTGGAGACGGTACGGGCCGGGACGGTCTTCACCACCCACACCCCGGTGCCCGCGGGCATCGACCGGTTCGACCGCGGACTCGTCGCCCGACACTTCGGCGACGACGGCGAACTGCCGGGCGTCGACGCGGACCGCGTGCTCGACCTGGGCACGGAGACGTACCCGGGCGGCGACCCCGACGTCTTCAACATGGCGGTGATGGGTCTGCGGCTCGCCCAGCGCGCGAACGGCGTCTCGCTGCTGCACGGCGCGGTCAGCCGAAGGATGTTCGCCGGACTGTGGCCGGGCTTCGACCCGGAGGACGTGCCGATCACCTCCGTGACCAACGGGGTGCACGCGCCGACCTGGGTCGCCCCGGAGGTGTTCCGGCTGGGCGCGCGCGGGAGCGGCGCGCAACACGACGGGGACGGTTCGGGAGGCGGCGGACGGGACTTCGGCGAGGACGGTCCGGGAGGCGTGCCCGAGGGCGGCTCCGGCGACGGGCGGCGGTGGGACGGGGAGCCCGGGAGCGGGCACGCCTTCGCCGGCGTCCCGGACCGCGAGATCTGGGACCTGCGCCGGGAGCTGCGCGGGCAGCTGGTGACCGAGGTGCGTGAGCGGCTGTACGCGTCATGGCGCGGAAGAGGCGCCGGCACGGCCGAACTCGGCTGGATCGACGGGGTGTTGGACCCGGATGTGCTCACGGTCGGCTTCGCCCGCCGGGTCCCCTCGTACAAACGGCTGACGCTGATGCTGCGCGACCGGGACCGGCTCACCGAGCTGCTGCTCCATCCGACGCGGCCGATCCAGATCGTCGTCGCCGGCAAGGCCCATCCCGCCGACGACAGCGGGAAGCGGCTGGTCCAGGAGCTGGTGCGGTTCGCGGACGATCCACGCGTGCGCCATCGCATCGTCTTCCTCCCGGACTACGGGATGGCGATGGCGAAGAAGCTCTACCCGGGGTGCGACGTCTGGCTCAACAACCCGCTGCGTCCGCTGGAGGCGTGCGGCACGAGCGGGATGAAGGCGGCCCTCAACGGCTGCCTCAACCTCTCCGTGCTCGACGGCTGGTGGGACGAGTGGTTCGACCCGGACTTCGGCTGGGCGATCCCGACCGCCGACGGCTCCGCCACCGACGAGGACCGGCGGGACGGACTGGAGGCCGACGCGCTGTACGAGCTGTTCGAGGACCGGGTCGCGCCGGGCTTCTACGACCGGGGCGGAACGGGGCTGCCCGAGCGCTGGATCGAGATGGTCCGGCGCACCCTGGTCACACTCGGCCCGAAGGTGCTCGCCGGACGCATGGTGCGTGAGTACGTGGAGCGGCTGTACGCCCCCGCGGCGCGCGCCCACCGCTCGCTGGTGCCCGCCGCGGCCCGGGAGCTGGCCGACTGGAAGTCCCGCGTCCGCACCGCGTGGCCGGGGGTGGCCCTCGACCATGTGGAGGCGGTGGTGGCGACCGGGACGGACGGTTCCGCGGAGCTGGGATCGGCCCTGTCGCTGCGGGTCAGGGTCACGCTCGGCGAGCTGGAACCGTCGGAGGTCGAGGTGCAGGCGGTCGCCGGGCGGGTCGACTCCGCGGATGTGATCACGGACGCGCGGACGTTCCCGCTGAAGCCGGTCGGCGGGGTCGATCTGGAGGGCCGCTGGCTGTACGAGGGGCCGCTCGCCCTCGACCGCACGGGGCCGTACGGCTACACCGTGCGGGTGCTGCCCGCCCACCGGCTGCTGGCGTCGTCCGCCGAACTCGGCCTGGTCGCGCTGCCGGCCGGGGCGGCGGCGGACGGGGCGGGGTTCCTGACGCGCTGA